The sequence below is a genomic window from Anopheles cruzii chromosome 3, idAnoCruzAS_RS32_06, whole genome shotgun sequence.
CAGGCGGATTGCTGCTGGTAGAAGCACCGTGCATTCTCCGTGCCCGCCTCCGGAGCAGCAGGAAGAAGCGTCGGTTTTGGGGTCGAAATTTCAATCCCACCCATTGTGCAGAGGTCCGTTCAGCATAGTTTCAGCGTGAAAGAGCTGAAATTAATGCGTGCCCCGCCAAACCAAACGATGTCATAATTTCGAAAGTTCACTCTGTTTGTTTGGAACCGTTTTAGGCGAACCACAAAACTCGACACAACAATGCACAGCAGCGACCTCCGAGTACTGGAAAAGCtcgccttttctttttgcaataTCGACTAGTTCGCTGCATTGCTTCTTCGAATCCCCTAGCTGAAGCGGATTTCCCACGTGCACTTCGTGCATAGATCGCGTTGAAATGACTCTATCGCTCCGGTTCGGGTCGCTTTCCTTTCAGCGCGCGCCGGACGAACCAGCTCACAGAGGCAAGATTCCGGAAGAAATATGGTTCACATTTCTCATGCTTTAACCtaaattttccacctttcTTCCGTCTTGATACTGCCATTCGTTTCGAGCGCAGCGCATTCGATGTCGTTCCGCTCGAAAGAGGGATTTTATTCGGATTCCtacgaagaagaaggagagTTAGTTCATTCTGATACACCTCGGAAGCCAATCTAGCGGTGCATTATGGGTCGTTTTAATTCTCGTGTATCCGATTGTCGCGGGAACCACCGTAGCATATCGGAATGCATTTTTGCtcattcgtttgtttcgtttttaccCTGTGGTCTGACACCTTTCAGCGGCGCACGGAAGCAACCTCGTTAAGCGGAGTCTCAAAAACACAGTTCCCTGCTTCGAGGATGGATTGTTTTACAGGTCAGTCCAGGCTTCTCGCCGACTCCCCATCCATAAAAAGCACTCTTCCAAGCTGTTAGTTAACGATTTTATCTATCGCCAATGCAGAaatcccgaccgaccggtgcaCAAGATGTGGACCAACACCGAGTGCGCCAAGTACTACTTGTGCCTGGACGGGGAAGTGTTCGAGTTCAAGTGTTCCGTTGGGTTGCTGTTCGACGTTGCGCGCCAAATCTGTGATTTCAAGCAGAACGTCGAAAACTGTGACGTTACGGCGGGTAAGTGTCACCGGCCGCATACTTTAGCGGCCACACATTTAATCTGCTCCTTCTCGTTTGCTCCTTCCCCAGAGGCCCGCGTGCCGAAACCCTTGCTTAAAGATGCAAAGTGTGAAGAACGATCACAGCTGGGTTGTGGCGATGGCACCTGCCTGCCGAAGGAGTACTTCTGCGACGGATCGGTAGACTGTGCCGACGGATCGGACGAGGGATGGTGCGATGCAGACCACGATCCGGACCCCGTGTATCCGTGTGACCCTGTCGTCTGCGTCCTGCCGGACTGTTACTGCTCCAAGGACGGCACGGTGATTCCGGGCCGACTGGAGCGATACCACACGCCACAGATGATTTTGCTAACATTTGATGATGCGGTCAATTTTGAAAACTGGGAACTCTACACCGAGAAGCTGTTCACGGCCGGCCGCAAAAACCCGAACGGCTGCCCGATCCGAGCGACGTTCTTTGTCTCGCATCAGTACACCAACTATGCCCAGGTGCAGCGTCTCTGGAACGACGGGCACGAAATTGCGATCCACTCCATCACCCATCGCGGCCCGGAAGAGTGGTGGTCGCGGAACGCAACCATCGAGGATTGGTTCGATGAAATGGTTGGCCAAGCGAACATCGTTAATCGGTTCGCGAACGTGCGCATGGAAGAGCTTCGCGGGATGCGTGTTCCGTTTCTGCGCGTCGGCTGGAACCGTCAGTTTCTGATGATGAAGGAGTTTGGGTTCGTCTATGATTCGTCGATGGTGGCCCCCCACTCCAACCCCCCGTTGTGGCCTTATACCCTTGACTACAAGATGCCGCACGCGTGCAATGGCGTCCAT
It includes:
- the LOC128275719 gene encoding chitin deacetylase 1, with amino-acid sequence MTNLTGMGLFLLCTLSALITFTGNAAHGSNLVKRSLKNTVPCFEDGLFYRNPDRPVHKMWTNTECAKYYLCLDGEVFEFKCSVGLLFDVARQICDFKQNVENCDVTAEARVPKPLLKDAKCEERSQLGCGDGTCLPKEYFCDGSVDCADGSDEGWCDADHDPDPVYPCDPVVCVLPDCYCSKDGTVIPGRLERYHTPQMILLTFDDAVNFENWELYTEKLFTAGRKNPNGCPIRATFFVSHQYTNYAQVQRLWNDGHEIAIHSITHRGPEEWWSRNATIEDWFDEMVGQANIVNRFANVRMEELRGMRVPFLRVGWNRQFLMMKEFGFVYDSSMVAPHSNPPLWPYTLDYKMPHACNGVHQYCPSRSYPGIWELVMNQLEAGDYTCGMVDTCPPHMNGEDAYRMFVHNFKRHYHSNRAPLGLFFHSTWFRKQEYLDAFKRFLDDMAKYPDVYFVTGNQAIEWMRNPTTSNQLGRFEPWQCRPKQLDPQEQACNLPRTCKLHSRVLQQDRYLYTCNECPAQYPWIRNEFGLD